In Lolium rigidum isolate FL_2022 chromosome 7, APGP_CSIRO_Lrig_0.1, whole genome shotgun sequence, the DNA window TTTTGGGATATATTTTGTTTCTAACcaataaactaaaattgtttgtgAGGTTTGGGATGGAACAAATTCGAGATGTGACTTTAGAATAACATTATCTGATGAAATGATGGTGCAGTGGCAGGGATTAGATGCTGAGGTAGACCAGCTTATATTGTCATATAAAACAAATGGAGTATATTTTTCAAAATCCATGTATAATTTAGTTAATTTTAAGGGCATAACTCCAATTTATGTGCCTGCTATTTGGGATCAATAAACATAAAGAGGATCAACATGTGTTGTGATCCGATATGATAAAGGGAATTTCCTTGCGACTTCTAATGAACCTGTTGATTTTCCCCTTGATACAGCTACTATTGAAGCGTTGGCAATCAGACGTGGTGTGTAATTAGAAAATCAAGTGGGAACGAATAAGCTGATGATTCAATCGGATAGGTTAGAGATAATCGAGATATTGAAGGATGGAGGTTTAACGGTGATGGAAGCGGCACCAATTGTTGAAAATATTTGTATTCAGACCACATCGTTCACAAAATTATATTTTACTTATTGCTCTAGTTATGCACATTTTGCTACTAATTTGTTAGCTAAGGAGTGTGATACTGAACCAAATGCTTGGTTTGAGGATCCACCAACTTTTATTTTGTCCCTCCTAATTGATGATGTAAATGCTATGTGATTAATAAAATATTGCAGTAGAGTCTTGCTGCTTACCCTAAAGAAAAACTCGGGAGGGCCGCCCTTCCAAACACGAATCTCCTGAGATCTATAAGAAAACTTTTGACAATTCATGCCCCACctgattccccccccccccccacacggaTAATGTGGAAATAAATATCACATCGTTAGACATCGCCCATGCTCTGCGCGAGTCCATCATGTCAAGTATGTCATCAGGACCCTGCTGCACCACACCACCGACACCTGCGGTTGTTAATGTGGTAGATGAAACACCGCTCAACCTCCTGTCCACCTCCATCCATATGTTGTTCCAAAACTATCGCAGGCACCGGGGGtaagtgatacgtccccgacgtatccataatttctgtcgttccatgcttgttttatgacaatacttacatgttttgcttgcactttatgatgatttcatgcattttccggaactaacctattaacaagatgccacagagtGCCGTCtctgttttctcgtcgtttttggttccggaagaggctgttcgggcaatattctcggaattggacgaaatcaacgccaaacctcctattttcccgaaggctccgaacaccgaagaagagctcgGAGAGGGgccgcagggccaccacaccataaggcggcgcagctcggctcgggcccgcgccggcctcggtgtggggccaccctgtcNNNNNNNNNNNNNNNNNNNNNNNNNNNNNNNNNNNNNNNNNNNNNNNNNNNNNNNNNNNNNNNNNNNNNNNNNNNNNNNNNNNNNNNNNNNNNNNNNNNNttcaatcctatcaattgcccgactgtaatttgttcacccaacacttgttattggagagttgccactagtgtagatagctgggaaccccggtccatctttcatcatcatatacttgttctacatgtcactggaagtagtatcaactatcttctggtgccattgctctcatattactgcatcgcttgctgtgttatcgttactattgctctcatatcatcgctactttcacatcacccctgttgctagtgcttttccagtgtgcaaatttgaattgacaactcgcttgttaaggcttataagtattctttacctccccttgtgtcgaatcaataaattgggttttacttcccgcgaagactgttgcgatcccctatacttgtgggtcatcagtaagcCCACCCTTTTAGGTTCGTAGTGGAGCAGCAAGGCAATCCGAACAATCTCACACAGCATGGAAAACACATGCCGGATTACCCAGTTTCAGGACACTAGCAAACTGTATCGATCCTTatcatgcttgtctgatcttgttgATGTAGTTCTTGAAGGATTACGATGACGAGCTAGCTTGTCGCGGAGAGCCCAGCAAGGTCGTTAGAGGACCGAAAGAGCTgcagtgagaactctctccgtagCCGCATGATATCACTGCAAGCCAACCCCTTTGCCGGGGGGTatcgtcctccttttataggtagAGCGGATTGTCTGAGCTGTCAGCATCCGCTCACCACACGTTCTAACACGCGTGCGTCTTACAACTAGAAGGATCTTCTGCTGACGTGTTGTCCTCCGTGAACCTGACTTCAACCGAATGACGTCATAAGGCCTAGCTTCGTGAATGTCGTAGGCACCAGAGTCCGTCGTGCAGGGCGCGCCATGTGGCGCCCATGTTTCCTCCTTCCCGCGAAAAAGGTAGGAATGGACGCGTAGCTCGGCAAGGTCTGGGACCATGTTGGGGAGTTCGTGGGATCCCCAGTCTCCATGGGCTCAACAAAAAATACGCCCCAGGTGGGAGAACGACACTGATAGCGATGCCATCATccaatccgggagacccggatctaTGGTTTCTCTCAGAGTAGCCCGAGCGAGTAGACGACGATTGCAATGACGATGCCTTCACCAATCGTTGATACCATGTATAAGGCCACCGCCTCGCTGTCCTCGTGTTGCATGctgaatgcacgaatggaggcgCTCGTGTGCCGCGAAGGAGAGCCAGCACGACGTGCCTGAAGGAGCAACCTGACTAGGTCCATCTAGGCCCATATCTGGACCACATGTAGTCGCGCCACCACCAACCGCATGTAGTCACGCCGCCGAGccacatcacgaccgatggagtagTCGGAGGAATCCCCCCTTCCACCCCCAAATAAAGTGGCAATAAACTTAAGCTAAATTGCCTAATCAACTTACTAAAAAGGGATAAGAAACTTAGGATAGAGTGTAAAGCAATTTAAGTTGAAGTGTATAATCAACTTAATAAATGGATACACAAAACTAGGAAGCAACTTAAGCTAAAGTGAGCAATCAACTTCTACGTGGTTTTTTATTAACTTGAGTAAATGAGACAAACAAATTAGGATAAAGTGGGAAGAAACGTTAAGCTAAAGTGGTGATCAATTTAATTAAATGGGATAAGCAACTTGATATAAAGTGGAAAGCAACTTAAGCTAGAGTGACTAATCCCTTTAATCAAACGAGATAATCAACTATGATAGAGTGGGAAGAAACATAAGCTAAACTAGCCAATAAAATTAATGAAAATGGACAAGAAACTTAAGAAAACCTAATTTAGGCTAAAATCATTAATTAACTTAATGAAATGAGGCAAGCAACACAGTAGAAAGTTTAAAGAAACTAAAGTTAAAGTGGTTAATCAAATTAAtgaaatgagataaccaacttagGATAAAGTGGGAAACAACTTAGGATGAAGTGACTGGTCAACTTATTTAAGTGGGATAAATAATTTATGATAAATTGGAATGCAACTTAAGATAAAGTGACAAAATTAACTTAATTAGGATAAAGTGTGAAAGAACTTAAGCTAAAACTATTATTAAACTCAATGAAACCAAACAAAGAAACTTATGataaaagtgtaaagcaacttaaACTAAAGACGCTAATTAACTCAAATAAAGTAGGTAACCTACATGGCTACATGTAAACTAATTCATCGCTCAGTCATATGGAGGACTCTTATTGGAGCGCGGGGGGTGCACAAAAACGACAACCTTGCATCATATGCAACAAGAGAGATCCTTAAACTTGAGCTTAGACCAAGGTGCACGACTATTGATATCAAAATATATATATGCTAATTTGTGACAATGGAAATTGTCGAGAAATCATGGAAGGTTATGAGAAACGAAAGGGCTAAGAAAGAGTCCATGCCAAGCTATATTGAGCTGTGAAACATGTCCATAGGTTTATTTGTCACACCGATGTTTAGCTCATATAGTTTAGGTGCTAAGCCAACTAACCAGGCAGGCCACACTTGTCATTTACATCCCATAGACAGAGTTTGTGCTGCACCATCTTGAGAGCTCGTTCATTTTTAGTATATTTATGAAAATTAAAGGGGAGTATACGAAAATTAAAGGGGAGTTCTTGAAATCCCGAAAAATTCCTAGTAGTTTTTATACTTGTCTAGGTTTCTACGGGATAAGCCTGAGATATCCCCGCAAATTCTCGTATTTTTGCCTAGATTAAAAAACTCTacttcatattagtgcattttgttTGAAAAAGATATTTGAGGGGATCATATGAGATTTGTGAACACCAAATCTCCTCTCATCACCATACCTACTGGGGTAGAAATAtgagagaagtaaacaaggcgtGAGAGTGAGGAGAAGATCTTCTAAAATATCACAACAAGAAATCGAATCACTAACCATGTGGGCCACATACGCTGGTTATGTCCCATAGACAGAGTTTGTGCTGTGGGATATTAAAAACGAGACCAGCTAGAACTAGCCCTGGTGGCATATTTTTATTGAAGAGGCCACTCGGGTGAGATACCATAAATTCGATCCCGACGGGATTCGAACCCTAGTAAGCACTCAGCAGGGATGCACCACTGTAATCCTACCACTAGGGCTCTGCCTAGTTCTCGTGCTGTGGGATCTTGAGAGTGAGAAAAAAAAGGATCCGCTAAAGTATCACAATGAGAAATTTTCTGTTGCATTTGGAACAAATGAGCTCAAGAGAAGCGGAAGTTTGTAAGGATCATGAAGAACTTTAGGATCAGTGTTGAGTTCCACTCATTCGTGAaactcatcttcaagagtgaaggCACTGTGATCATCATGAGGGAACCGACTCAGTTCCACCATTTCCAAGATTGAGTTTGTTCCTGTGGTGGCTACATGTAGAGATGGTGACACACATTTGCAATGCTCCCACGAGTTGGTGTAGTATTTTTCTTTGCAACCCTTGTTGCTAAACCACATGCACACTAGTAACTTTTGGAAGAGAGTGGGAGCAGTGTTGTAAAAGTACGCATATGCTTAAACAAATACTCCATCCGTTCAAATGAATAAGACGTATATCCTTTTCGAAAAGTAAAGGTAAGGAAACTGTGACACTTAACCTATTAACAACCATAATATTAGATAgttatcatatgaaaatatatttcatgatgtctAACAATATTGATTTTGTTGTGATTGTGTGTATGTTAATAATTTATTCTATAAGCATGTCAAACTTCACATAGTTCGACTTCAAAAAAAAACTTATTGACTAATATAGGTAGTAGTCTCAGGGACcttttttcgatatgggagcaccgccccaacctctgcatcaatagatgcacacgactatctttattgaaataaaagtaCGTAAACAGTTTACAGAAAGATTTAAGATTACACTCATGGGAAAGTTAAGGTCGAGACATGAATCAACCAAAGGAAAATGCAACACAAAGACAGCCTATCCATTTGCTAATCTATTAACGTGTtgccatccagtagcctggaaaaagaagtcctgagcaaccactagcatttggttgcatccagtaaccataccCTCCCGGTGTTCCAATGAgagaaggaaaacccattgtTGAATCCAATGAGCAGCGCGTCGGATAActtgcaaaaaattagttccattttgtttgttaaagataatGTCATTCCTAGTCCTCCAAATGGACCAGCATAAAGCAGAAACACCCACACGGATTTTATGTTTTTcagtggaatcacaaaaacaacatttttgacacccaTTCCACTTCCTTTTAGCTAGATTGTCCTTAGTAAGAAGCACTttgttactaaggaaccacataaagattttaattttcaatgggaTCTTTAATTTCCACATATATTTACGAAGGAAAATAGTATGTCCATTCATCAtatcaagatacatagacttaactgCTGTGAGCTTCCAAAAAAACACATCAGCTTCAGTAGTTAAAGTAATTGTCATTAGCCGTTGACATAAATCCAGCCATTGTAACCATTTGTTATCATTTAAACCTCTTCTGAATGAAATATTTAAAGGCGTATGTGCTAGAACCGTTGAAACAAGGACATTTTTATGTTGAACAATGTTATATAAAGCTGGGTATTGTTGACAtaacggggcatccccaatccaAACGTCCTCCCAGAACCTAGTAGTCATTCCATTTCCCACTTTAAAGAACCCCCTGTCAAAAAATCTTTGTTTACGTGcataagtcctttccaaaatTGTGAATCAGTAGGTTTCGCTTCAGCTTGTGAAAGTGTTTTATTCTTGAGATActtatcttctctttcttaatagatggtccCATTTTCCTGGTCTCATAGTAAGCCACGTAGCTTTATTAGCAATCTGCTCGCTAAGGCGATCGCCGTTCCTGGCCAGACTACGTACGGGGCGATTCTTCTCCCGACACGCAGAAGCGTACCGATCGCCCTTCGTGGCCAGACCCACGCGCCTCCACCAGAAGGGCCGACCCGTGCCACCGGCCCATAACCCCGTTCGACCTATtctccaaaagaaaagaaaaaaatgcaaACTACTGTTCGTCTTCCTCGGCGCGCGGACCCTCCCACGAAACTTTGCAGCCGCGACCTATGCCCTCCTTCCTCACAAATGCTCATGAAAACGTCTCATAAATCCCAGCAATAACGACGGTGTTCGATAGAATTGATCCGCTGCCGCCTCCAGCTTAAAAAGCAGGCCGTGCTGCCATCCGCTTCAAGCTCGCGCGCCACCGCCCTCCACGTTCTTTCTGCTCCCCATTCTGATtccttctttatttttttcaatcCTCAATATGTCTTCCCAATCTTGCAGGTTCAGCTCAGGCTGGAAATCCACTCCACCTTTTGCCCCTACACCCGATTATATTGGATCGATTTTGTCTGCTGCTACCTCAACTCCATCCCATTGCTTTGGATTTTTAGGTTTCTTGGTCTGATCGCTGAATATTTCTTCAGATCTCTGTCTGCTCGCTCCAGATGACTCGGATGAGGTGGTTCCCCATGAAGACTACAAACCTAGACTTCATCTTCACCGTGGCCGGCTCCTCCGTTGGttcctcttttcctcctcctttcTTTTTTGTCGTTTATCTCTTGCACTACAGGTGTTTGACGATTTGTTCGGCATGCCGACCTGTTGACTTCATTGAACATAGCCTCAGAAATAATCTCAACGGCCAAGACTATAAGAGTATAAGGTATCATGGCGCCATGGTACCATATGTTGCCTGAAAAGTTATCAATCTACAAGATTGATGCACTGTATCAGTCTATCGGGCATGAAAGAAACAGTACCAGTAGTCCAGTACATGTTCCATGCAATCCTTCGGGCAGAAGTTTCCCGTATTTAAGATTCATCAGTTTGTGAGACTGTTTCATTCTTTTTTTAGGTAAAGAATTAAATTATTGTTTGCGAGGGTATATGGAAAAATGGATGGTTTCATTCTTCTACACGAAAAGCCCGTGGGGGATTATATTGCTCATATGTTTCAAGTAATGTCTGAACATCCCCGTGGGGGATgttgtttattttactttgtttacTGTTGTTCTTCTATCTTCCGCTTCAGAACTTGCAGTATACATGAGAATGAGATTATACGATTGAGAAATTTCATTCGTTTGACATGTTTCACCTGGTTGACTAAGCATCTTCTGTTGCATTTTTTCTATTACCTGACACAGGTATAGTGATCATTGTTATTCAAGCAGTGAATGAGTCTGAAGAATCACATTAGGCTCTGGTCTAGGAATGAATGCATGAGTCAGAACATGAAGTCATAAACAATGCATTATCTGTAGCTTGCATCCTTGGACGCCTACAGAGATGCCATCTTAGAaaaagactttgatgtgcaagcCCCAATAATTGGAGTATGTGTTTCCTGTCGTGACCAAAGAATAGAGAAGCCAGTCAATCACAAATTACGTTGTGGTCAGACTTACTAAAATTTTGGCTCAACTGTTTGCTTGGTTGACCTCTTTTACTATGTAAACTGTGAACATGCTATCTCTGTCATATAAAAGGATATAGTCTATGTaaaagcggaaattcaattcggctcccgggtgcacatgctctctctaccaacaaaacatattttaaagtgtggaaaatttttgaaaaaaaattctgcATGTACATctgcataatatatgtgtgtgcgtcaagtttcacgaaaaaataatattttttgtgacctatgtaaacaagagaaaacttatcatttgaaaagcattgttttaagcactgaattttgtcttttttacacacgtcacatgataagttcattttttatgaaacaactttgtgagcgcgtagcacatgaatatgtacgtgcgaatttttcatttcaattttttttaaaatttaaaatatgggtaagatgcattttaaaatatagggagcatatgctcccatgttccaaaacacatcCCCCTAAGTTGCAGCATAACTGAGATTCAGAACTATGGGATATAGCCACAATGTTCAGCAACTTCAGGTGAAATGAAAATATATCCTATAAAGTGTCATTCTTATGTCTCACATCTACCCAGTATTGTTTATTTTGTTTGGAATGTgaaataatgaataacatttaattgttGGTTATGCCCACAGGCTATGATTATGTCCATTTTAACCGACAAAGGTGTCAACAACAAAATCCACATATGTGTGTCCTACTATAGCATCCACTATTGGGTTCCTTTATAAAAAAAAGGACTCTTTATGAACTTCTCTCCTTCATAGCAAACATGACAACACCACATGAGAAGCTTTGTGGGATCCGTTAAATCAACTGTTGTTTTTCAACTAAAGTATACACATGGATGAAACAGCCTACATATTATAAGCATAATGTCATATTTTTCCCATGTTACAACGATTCACTGATTCTTCACAGTGAAAATTAACAAAAGTGGTCAGATCGGTTGTCTATGCTGATTTCTTGGTAATAGCTAGCACGCCATTTATATAGTACGAACAACAATTGTGCCCCTCAATTTATTTAGTTTTCACTCTAATTTTATCATTTCCTTTAAGTATGTTTTGTTATTATTTTTATGCATATGATTTTCCGCAGcaccgcgcggggtatcatctagttatacAACAGTTGCTGCCACATACCCTCTTCCGAGAGCAATTGAAACAACCACTTACTGAGTAAGTATTTGTTTTTTTAACTCAAGTACCTCAATCCGTCCCCCTTGATGCTTCGGTCTACACAAAATATTCCATCTAGATAGGCGATATTTCTTCTTATTCTCTTCAGATTGCCAAACGAAATTAGATCTATATAAGGAATATAACCTTATTGACTAATATAGGTAGTAGTATCAGGGACCTGCATAAGGAATATAACCTAGCTACCCTCATTACACATTCTTGAGACAGAAAAAACCGTTCTCGTCATCAAGCCATTCAATCTCCACCGGTGATCTCTGCACCCACCCACGCCACTCCTAAACGCCGACGAGATCCATGCCTAGCGCACAACACACTGCTCGAGTTGATCGCATCTCTTGTCTCCTCGCCGATAAATGAAATCAAAATGAATTGGAGAGGAAAGGGGAGCATGATAGAGAGGGTAGCGACGCCCTCCTTGCCACGCGTCTGGTGCGGCCACACTTTTGGCCACGTCAAAATCAAGCTTGTGATAGGTCGCGGTATGTAACGCATCAGGCGGCCAGGAAATGAGCGCGAGCAAACCGTCCACTGTGCACCTTTTACCAGTTGAGTTAAGAAAACATTTACTTCTTTCTTAGTGCAAAAGACACTACAGGAATGACGCAAGGCGTCGATGGCCAGAAACTCTCGGCGTAGCCACATTGGGCTGTCGGCGTACGCTACGCCTAGGGCAGCCGTCGGTGTAGCTCCTCGGCGAAGGTCCTCTTCGGTAGAGCCACGTGAGCCGTCAGTGTAGACTCGGCCCTCGCCATAGCCCATATACGTCGACGGTGGCCGTCGACGTCTAGACCCTCGGCGTAGGCCACGCCATCCGTTAActtcaaaaaatattcaaaattttgATTCTCAATTTTTTTAAGGCTCTCACATAaatcattttaactctaactacgctTAATCTTAGGTTAAATTACACTCATGGTGAAACTTCCCAATTTATTCACCCATCCTCATATTACTTCAAccctagcacgcttaacatcTTCGTTCCTTCCGGTTGTGTTTCCATGAAAGAATCGAAAAATTGCTGATAATACTACCATATAAATTCTATTAACCCTTAGACCGTGATATCACAACTCTTTACTGTTTTGAATTTTTAACAATTATTTAAAAAACATCAATGGTTAAGTGATAACAATctctatgcaggatgcaattattaatttatttatttttaaaaatataaaaaatactaaatttctagcaaaaactaaaatctgcaTGCTTTCATATTTTCTTTTGGAATTTTGAGGATCTAAAAAAATGGCAATCAGGTGTAttcagatgtaactttttcccacgatcaatttgatatattatacatttttccAACGTCGTATGCAACAAGAAAAGCCGTTTTACCGATACATGACACAATTTTGAAAAAAggtcaaaattcatttttttttaaattctcttgcaactagatgacataacacaaggacatctcgaaggattttatgttttgaattttttttatcattttctgccATTCAGTGAAacctaaaaaggcgatccacggaggGAGGTGTGTGGAGGGAAAAAAAGTTCAAAGCTACGCCGAGGTTGGCCGTCGTCGTAAATAAAAAAGGGGAGGAGGCTGTGCCGAGGGCATCCGTCGGCGTAGTTGTGACTCCGTGATAGCGTCGTCACTGCTTAACTTTGGTGGGTCGTACGCACaagtctacgccgacggcccgcGATGCGCTGAGGGTAGTCGTCGACATAGCGTTTCCTACACCGAGGACGTTGCTATGCCGACGGCCTTTTGGCGGGCTGGCCTGGCCAGCCCATACGCCGACGACCCCGTCTTTTAGCCGTCGGCGCCATTCCGGTAGTGAGACATCGCATTCTTCTTGTCATGTTCGTGACGAAAAAACAAGTGGGTGCCAATAATTGATCTTCGCCGACGAGGCAACCACTTCCTGCTACTTTTTCATCCTCCTGACTCACGTTGTCGCTTTCTTATTCATACGGCATTATTCGTACAGACAAGCGATCTATCcaggatgattttttttttttgtgtgtgtagaGAGCAAGACGACAGGCAGGATCCTAACCAATTGCATGTGTATATTCGGCATCTTATCTAAACATGTCTTCTCCTCTCTGGCCGGACTCCGGTTGCATCTTGTTTATCTCTCCGCGTAGACGACGGTCGAACAAATCTGTGTTCCTTTTATTGCGTGCACGTTGTTTCCACGAAATTAAGCCCGGCAAATGCATGGCATATTCCCCATTAGACCGGATGCGTATTCCTCCGATCCCCGGCCATTAGTCCCTTAACCCCGTACGATTGTATATCCATGTCGCGTGTTCACGCCGTTCTCGAATCTTGTTATAAGTGGCTGCACGGTAGCTGCAACAATTCATCACCGAAGTAATtaagcgaagaagatgaagatcgtTGCGCTCTCGGCGGTTCTGCTGCTGCTCTCTCTCGTCGCCGTCTCCTCAGCGGAGGAATTCGATTTCTTCTACCTCGTTCAGCAAGTGAGTAAAAATCCTTCAACAATTTACAGCCAGAAGATCGCATCTCAAGCTATTCCTTCCAGAAAAGGCGGACGGATCTGATGATGCTTGTTTAATTGGTTTGTAGTGGCCTGGATCCTTCTGTGACACGAAGAAGGGCTGCTGCTTCCCGGACACCGGGAAGCCGGCGACGGACTTCGGCATCCACGGGATGTGGCCCAACTACGCCAAGTGCAAGACACGGGgcgaggtcggcggcggcgccctggagATGGTGACCAAGCGGAAGAAGAAGTGCTGGCCGGAGTTCTGCAACAACGGCGAGCCCCTGAAGATCGCGGCGATCACGGACCTGCTCAAGGGGCTGGACGCCAACTGGCCGACGCTGGCGTGCAAGAGCGGCAAGAGCTTCGAGTTCTGGAGCTACGAGTGGAAGAAGCACGGCACCTGCTCCGGCCTGGACCAGCACGGCTATTTCTCCGCGGCGCTGGGCTTCAAGGCGCAGCACAACCTCACCGCCATCCTCGCCGGCGCCGGGATCTTGCCGACGGACGAGAAGACCTACTTCCTCAGCAgcatcagggacgccatcaaggaagGGACCGGGTTCACGGCGAACTTGGAGTGCAACAGGGGCGCCGCCGGCGAGACGCAGCTGTTCCAGGTGTACCAGTGCGTCGACCGCGCCGGGAAGAAGCTCATCGACTGCCCGCTGCCGATGACGGGCAACTGCAAAGACAGGGTCCAGCTGCCGGCCTTCTGATTAAATTGACCAATTCTTGTTGAGCCTCCTGCGGTCTGGACGAGAAGACCTGCTCCGGCCTGGACCTCAGCCGGATGTTGTTCGTCACGTCGTCCGTGCGTAGCGCGATGTCGGCCACCGTGGATACGACACGAGGTCGGGGAGGTTCATCCAGTCCCCCCGCGACCGCTGCGAAAAGATCCAATTGAAATCATGCTTACGTACGCGCGCGGCATATTCGAAAAGCATCTCTCTGATGCCTCGTCCGACTCCGACCGAGTCTTTCATCCGTCCGAGCGAACCGTCGGACAAGCGGTGCTGAGACTGCGCTTTTTTACTTTGTTGCTAGCTGCACACCAAACGCGCGCTCCCATTAATTATTCGGGATGGATACTGCTTAATTGATTAAGCAGCGCAGGTAAAATCAATTAGATCCCTTTCTTTTTCCCTCTCTCGCGCGCGCACCCAt includes these proteins:
- the LOC124670271 gene encoding ribonuclease 1-like; this translates as MKIVALSAVLLLLSLVAVSSAEEFDFFYLVQQWPGSFCDTKKGCCFPDTGKPATDFGIHGMWPNYAKCKTRGEVGGGALEMVTKRKKKCWPEFCNNGEPLKIAAITDLLKGLDANWPTLACKSGKSFEFWSYEWKKHGTCSGLDQHGYFSAALGFKAQHNLTAILAGAGILPTDEKTYFLSSIRDAIKEGTGFTANLECNRGAAGETQLFQVYQCVDRAGKKLIDCPLPMTGNCKDRVQLPAF